The proteins below are encoded in one region of Silene latifolia isolate original U9 population chromosome 2, ASM4854445v1, whole genome shotgun sequence:
- the LOC141641362 gene encoding uncharacterized protein LOC141641362 — translation MVLSLSTLIRRWLTLPNWLIKEEGERLLPLMDRIGVWNVRGLNSLTKQNDIKWCLHNANVDLFGLLETRVRPGSLNKVVASFCGGWSYCTNHQCHDGDILTSRQFFATYVYGFNKIEERVPLWNDLIRLTVTNPWIVLGDFNNVLRADEKIGLPVKDAETAPFQSAIDNCGLHDLKSPSSTWVFSRIDRVLVNDEWVTNWPDHYAYFAPEGDYDHCPYFIQCNDVQLKKKRPFKFYNMWTGVSEFKNIVKEGWNHHIHGSLMYRVVKKLKLMKSPLKALNHDLFSDVEKNTAIAHEILLDSQKKLQADPTNKSLMDSEYNIRTSYQMLNKAKVAFLRQKAKCIWAQNGDDNTAIFHKAIRQRQLQNKVVQIHDIHGQLVNAPEGILASI, via the exons ATGGTGCTTTCGTTGTCAACTTTAATAAGGAGATGGCTAACACTTCCCAACTGGTTGATAAAGGAGGAGGGGGAGAGGCTTCTGCCTCTCATGGATAGAATTGGTGTGTGGAATGTCAGGGGCCTAAATAGTTTGACTAAACAAAATGATATTAAATGGTGTCTACATAATGCTAATGTGGACCTATTTGGGCTCCTTGAGACTAGGGTGAGACCTGGTTCTCTAAATAAGGTTGTGGCTAGTTTTTGTGGAGGGTGGAGTTACTGTACTAACCATCAATGCCATGATGGAG ATATTCTCACTAGTAGACAGTTCTTTGCTACCTATGTGTATGGTTTTAACAAGATTGAAGAGAGGGTTCCATTATGGAATGATCTTATCAGGTTGACTGTTACTAACCCATGGATTGTTTTAGGAGATTTCAACAATGTTCTTAGGGCTGATGAAAAAATTGGATTGCCTGTTAAGGATGCTGAGACAGCTCCTTTTCAGTCTGCTATTGATAACTGTGGTCTTCATGATTTAAAGAGT CCTAGTTCAACTTGGGTTTTCAGTAGGATTGACAGGGTGTTAGTAAATGATGAGTGGGTTACTAACTGGCCTGATCATTATGCTTATTTTGCTCCTGAAGGAGACTATGATCATTGCCCATATTTTATTCAATGTAATGATGTCCAATTGAAGAAGAAGAGGCCATTCAAGTTTTATAATATGTGGACTGGGGTTTCTGAATTTAAGAATATAGTAAAGGAGGGATGGAATCATCATATACATGGTTCTCTGATGTATAGGGTGGTTAAGAAATTGAAGCTGATGAAGTCCCCTCTTAAAGCTTTGAATCATGACTTATTTTCTGATGTTGAGAAGAACACTGCTATTGCTCATGAGATCCTTTTAGACTCCCAAAAGAAGCTCCAAGCTGATCCCACTAATAAATCCTTAATGGATTCTGAGTATAATATCAGAACCAGCTACCAGATGCTGAACAAAGCCAAAGTTGCATTCCTGAGACAAAAAGCAAAGTGTATTTGGGCTCAGAATGGTGATGATAATACTGCAATTTTTCATAAAGCTATCAGACAGAGACAGTTACAGAATAAGGTGGTACAGATTCATGATATTCATGGTCAGCTTGTGAACGCACCCGAGGGTATTCTCGCAAGCATTTGA
- the LOC141641361 gene encoding protein FAR1-RELATED SEQUENCE 5-like, protein MVTFAAGLLDFESHDSFEWIFTKFLEAMGQQQPQCIITDQCPGIKKACPNVFKNSVHKYCMWHIMQKVPEKVGKAICNDTEFMTDINAVVWDVDLEPEEFEQNWQTVIEAHSMQSNRWLKYVFAIRQKWIPAYFRDLPLGCLLRTTQRS, encoded by the coding sequence atggtAACTTTTGCAGCTGGGTTACTTGACTTTGAGAGTCATGATTCATTTGAGTggatttttacaaaattcctCGAAGCAATGGGGCAGCAGCAACCTCAGTGTATAATAACAGACCAATGCCCTGGAATTAAAAAGGCATGCCCAAATGTTTTCAAGAATTCTGTGCACAAgtactgcatgtggcatatcatgcagaAAGTGCCTGAGAAGGTGGGAAAAGCAATCTGCAATGACACGGAATTTATGACAGACATAAATGCCGTTGTTTGGGATGTCGACTTAGAACCAGAAGAATTTGAACAAAACTGGCAAACCGTTATTGAAGCACATAGTATGCAAAGCAACCGGTGGTTGAAGTATGTATTCGCAATCAGACAAAAGTGGATACCGGCTTACTTTCGCGATCTGCCTCTAGGTTGTTTGCTGCGGACAACCCAGAGATCCTAA